The following coding sequences lie in one Zingiber officinale cultivar Zhangliang chromosome 2B, Zo_v1.1, whole genome shotgun sequence genomic window:
- the LOC122047035 gene encoding uncharacterized protein LOC122047035 has translation MAILRLQRNKEKARSLVVQLFLASAAALVLLWVAFSTSIPASLLSSASASSRASAKAATDIKYLYWGNRVDCPGKHCDTCAGLGHQESSLRCALDEALFLGRVFVMPSGMCINPTHNKKGILHQTRNPNTDEMWATRSCPLGSLYDLDLISSKVPVILDNSKAWLHILSTSLKLGRKGVVHVNGVSRSDLKEKNLYSNVLLINRTASPLAWFMECKDRTDHNSVLLPHDFLPMMASRRLRNVADKIKHLLGDYDAIHVRRGDILKTRKDRFGIERSLHPHLDRDTRPEFIQHRIVKWIPPGRTLFIASNERSPGFFSPLSSRYKLAYSSNFTDILDPVVENNYQLFMVERLILAGARTYVKTYKEDENDLSLTDDPKKNTKNWQIPVYTMDNEGTDR, from the exons ATGGCGATCCTTCGGCTCCAAAGGAACAAGGAGAAGGCGAGATCCCTCGTCGTACAACTATTCCTCGCCTCTGCCGCTGCTCTCGTGCTGCTCTGGGTTGCCTTCTCCACTTCGATCCCGGCTTCCCTGCTCTCCTCGGCCTCCGCGTCGTCGAGGGCATCCGCCAAGGCGGCGACCGACATCAAGTATTTGTATTGGGGCAACCGCGTTGATTGCCCCGGAAAGCACTGCGATACTTGCGCCGGATTAGGCCACCAAGAGTCCAGCCTCCGATGCGCCCTCGacgaagccctcttcctcggaaG AGTATTTGTGATGCCATCTGGAATGTGCATCAATCCAACACATAACAAAAAGGGGATCCTGCACCAAACCAGAAATCCAAATACAGATGAAAT GTGGGCTACAAGGTCATGTCCTCTGGGTTCTTTATATGATCTGGATCTCATTTCAAGTAAGGTACCTGTGATTTTGGACAACTCAAAGGCGTGGTTACATATATTGTCAACAAGTTTGAAATTAGGAAGAAAAGGAGTGGTACATGTAAATGGAGTAAGCAGGAGTGATCTCAAGGAAAAGAAcctgtactcaaatgtgctaCTGATTAACCGTACTGCAAGCCCTCTTGCATG GTTTATGGAGTGCAAGGACCGCACTGATCACAACTCTGTTTTGCTACCACATGATTTTCTTCCTATGATGGCTTCCAGAAGACTAAGAAATGTGGCAGATAAG ATCAAACATTTACTTGGTGATTATGATGCTATTCATGTGCGACGAGGGGATATATTAAAGACTAGAAAAGACCGATTTGGGATTGAGAGGAGTCTTCATCCTCATCTTGATAGAGACACACGACCTGAGTTCATCCAGCATAGAATTGTCAAGTGGATCCCACCTGGAAGAACACTGTTTATCGCTTCAAATGAAAGGTCACCTGGTTTTTTTTCACCACTCTCATCTAG GTACAAATTGGCATATTCGTCAAACTTTACCGACATATTGGACCCGGTGGTCGAGAACAACTATCAGCTTTTTATGGTAGAAAGATTGATTCTGGCAGGTGCAAGAACATATGTGAAAACATACAAAGAAGATGAGAACGATCTGAGTCTTACAGATGACCCAAAGAAGAACACCAAGAACTGGCAAATTCCTGTTTACACGATGGACAATGAGGGAACTGATCGATAG
- the LOC122047036 gene encoding protein FAR1-RELATED SEQUENCE 5-like, with the protein MEENGGDDQLYIPQVTDNQKPKIGMKFSSLEEAYSFYNQYAREAGFSVRINNSKKNKMTNEVVWKKFVCFKEGHTDQMRWNKHAKGDQRTRERARGEVRTGCKSNISLVKEQTGSIWVVTNFIENHNHPLSTPSKVHLLRSHRNISTTKKELTQQFSEANMSACQPMQLLEIEYDGPERVGCTENDIENFEKELRDEQKDIDVETLIEFFASEKEKNSTFFFDYEMDSDNRFSKCFWADHVSRRAYSVFGDVVVFDTTYNTNKYGLIFAPFVGVNHHHQITVFGCGFLSDEKTESFVWLLKKFIEALPKGPPNMIITDHDPATTKAIAQVFPQTVHRYYLWHILNKFSDKLHPMTFQNYYQSMKNVIINSTTVDEFEKSWEEVIKCANLEKNDWLLLMYELRHKWVPVYFGHVFCAGMSSSQRFESSHSFFKRYVSNKNSLIDFITRFNRALRHQRHSELVDDHIDMNEHPEIKTNWPMETQMVKLYTKKKWMEFQSEMSESHGYYVQQASIGVELMVYHVMNFQSCSSSKPRVLTHDKQKDYISCSCKKFEFEGIPCRHMLAYFRINQVFHLPDKYILKRWTRNAKAGAMYALWKQNFIDDPERFLTSRHSKLSYKVSVLIDDASLTDEGTNFLNEQFDCIYNKIQEMNISRTCSNGSQRKNTMDEAPNIIDPSSVRRTKGCGKRLKSSKGKSISKSRLCRGCGHRGMSHDKRNCPILQQRSIINNHHNSDDDTSKEDLASIAGSNNMCEDE; encoded by the exons ATGGAAGAAAATGGCGGTGATGATCAGCTATACATTCCCCAAGTTACAGACAATCAaaagccaaaaattggaatgaaattctcatcactagaggaggcatattcattctataaccaatatgcacgagaagctgGATTTAGTGTAAGGATAAAcaatagcaagaaaaataagatgacaAATGAAGTTGTTTGGAAaaaatttgtatgctttaaagaagggcatacagatCAAATGCGGTGGAATAAACATGCAAAAGGTGATCAACGAacaagggaaagagcacgtggtgaAGTTAGAACTGGTTGTAAGTCAAATATTTCACTTGTCAAGGAACAAACTGGATCTATTTGGGTTGTCACTAACTTCATAGAAAaccataatcatccactctcgactccttcaaaggtgcatttgctacgctcacatcgtaaCATTTCGACAACAAAGAAAGAATTGACTCAACAGTTTTCAGAGGCTAATATGTCAGCTTGTCAACCAATGCAATTATTGGAGATAGAGTATGACGGACCTGAGCGGGTAGGTTGCACAGAAAATGATATTGAAAACTTTGAGAAAgagctaagggatgaacaaaaggatATCGATGTTGAAACACTGATTGAGTTTTTTGCATctgagaaagagaagaattcaacttttttctttgattacgagatggattcagataacagatttaGTAAATGTTTTTGGGcggatcatgtatcaaggagggcgtatagtgtatttggtgatgtagttgtatttgatacaacatataacaccaacaaatatgggttgatttttgcaccatttgtaggagttaatcatcatcatcaaataaCTGTTTTTGGTTGTGGATTcttaagtgatgagaaaactgagtcttttgtttggttgcttaaaaAGTTCATAGAAGCCTTGCCTAAAGGTCCACCAAACATGATCATCACTGATCACGATCCTGCTACGACGAAAGCCATTGCACAAGTTTTTcctcaaacagtgcatcgatattATTTATGGCATATATTGAACAAATTCTCAGATAaattacacccaatgacttttcaAAACTACTATCAAAGTATGAAGAATGTCATTATAAATTCTACAACAGTTGATGAatttgagaagtcatgggaagaggttatcaagtgtgctaacttggaaaaaaatgattggttgttgttgatgtatgaattgcgacaCAAGTGGGTGCCAGTATATTTTGGACATGTATTTTgtgctggaatgtcaagtagtcaaagatttgaaagctcacattcatttttcaagaggtatgtctcaaataagaaTTCATTAATAGATTTTATTACCCGTTTCAATAGGGCACTGAGGCACCAAAGACATAGTGAGTTAGTTGATgatcatattgatatgaatgagcatcctgagattaagacaaactggccaatggaaactcaaatggttaagttgtatacaaaaaagaaatggatggagtttcaaagtgaaatgagtgaAAGTCATGGCTATTATGTACAACAAGCATCTATAGGAGTTGAGTTAATGGTTTATCATGTgatgaattttcaaagttgttcttCCTCCAAACCAAGAGTGCTCACTCATGACAAACAGAAAGATTACATATCCTGTAGCTGTAAGAAATTTGAGTTCGAGGGTATTCCATGTAGGCATATGTTAGCTTATTTTCGTATCAATCAAGTATTTCATTTGCCTGataagtatatactcaaacgatggacacgaaATGCAAAGGCTGGAGCAATGTATGCTTTGTGGAAGCAAAATTTCATTGATGATCCAGAAAGGTTTTTGACGTCAAGACACTCGAAGTTATCTTATAAAGTTtcagtattaattgatgatgcatctttgactgaTGAGGGAACAAACTTCTTGAATGAACAATTCGATTGTATCTAcaacaaaattcaagagatgaacatTAGTAGAACATGCAGCAATGGAAGTCAAAGGAAGAATACCATGGATGAGGCCCCTAATATTATCGATCCTTCTTCAGTAAGAAGAACAAAAGGATGTGGAAAaagattgaaatcatcaaagggGAAGTCAATCTCAAAGTCCAGGTTATGTCGTGGATGCGGACATCGAGGCAtgtcacatgacaagcgtaaCTGTCCAATCTTGCAGCAAAG ATCAATTATAAATAATCATCATAACAGTGATGACGACACATCTAAAGAAGATTTGGCATCTATAGCTG GTTCTAACAACATGTGTGAGGATGAATGA